A single window of Thalassomonas viridans DNA harbors:
- a CDS encoding prenyltransferase — translation MAFKTLIKAARLPFLILTPVCILLAYALARRQASDVSLLDTGLIFIGALAAHVAVNLLNEYLDFSSGLDLITRKTPFSGGSGALPADPASAPLILKASYLCIFLVCLVEGYFLLLAPLSVQARLCLLFIGVSGLLIIICYTRILNRLPWLCLIAPGLGFGTFMVLASVLLLTGEITVQALLLSLVPFFHINNLLLLNQYPDIEADKSVGRNHFAIAYGIANSNRVYGIFMLLPFLLLGVLISAGALPLLSVIALIPLLPGLVVVAEVNRQGANIAEHPKYLALNVAVTLATSLLLALSLLFG, via the coding sequence ATGGCGTTTAAAACTTTGATCAAAGCGGCCCGCCTGCCTTTTCTGATATTAACTCCTGTTTGTATATTGCTGGCTTATGCCTTGGCCCGAAGACAAGCCAGCGACGTCAGTCTGCTTGATACCGGCCTGATTTTTATCGGTGCCTTGGCGGCACATGTGGCGGTTAACCTGCTCAATGAATATCTGGATTTTAGCAGCGGCCTTGATTTAATTACCCGTAAAACCCCTTTTAGCGGCGGCAGCGGTGCTTTGCCCGCTGACCCCGCCAGCGCGCCGCTGATTTTAAAGGCAAGCTACCTGTGTATATTCCTGGTGTGTCTGGTGGAGGGATATTTTTTGCTGCTGGCGCCGTTGTCGGTGCAAGCCCGGCTGTGTTTGCTGTTTATTGGGGTAAGCGGACTGCTTATTATTATCTGTTATACCCGTATCCTTAACCGCTTGCCCTGGCTTTGCCTGATAGCGCCAGGTTTGGGATTCGGCACTTTTATGGTGTTGGCGTCGGTATTACTGCTGACAGGGGAGATAACGGTTCAGGCGCTGCTCTTGTCGTTGGTGCCGTTTTTTCATATCAACAATTTGCTATTGCTTAACCAGTATCCCGACATCGAAGCGGATAAGTCGGTTGGCCGCAATCATTTTGCTATTGCCTATGGTATCGCCAACAGCAACCGGGTTTACGGTATTTTTATGTTGCTGCCTTTTTTGTTGCTGGGGGTTTTGATTTCAGCCGGAGCCTTACCCCTATTAAGCGTAATCGCGCTTATACCTTTATTGCCAGGCCTGGTGGTGGTGGCTGAAGTTAACCGACAGGGAGCGAATATTGCCGAACATCCCAAATATTTGGCCTTGAATGTGGCGGTGACTTTAGCTACCAGCCTGTTGCTGGCACTTTCCCTTTTATTTGGCTAA
- a CDS encoding tRNA (adenine(22)-N(1))-methyltransferase, which produces MKTGKRLSLIDQMITSHYPDIWDCCCDHGFLGMSLIKRQAADTVHFVDINPPIIAQLEHQLRQHFPQDESRRQTNWRVYCADVARLPLFPAENTPGGNVPLIIIAGVGGDLLTELVEKIIRANPKQALEFILCPVHHNYKVRQTLIKLELGLIDEVLVKENRRFYEILHVATRALTTKQLAPVSVVGAKMWDFSQVEHRQYLSQTLAHYRRMQKNPRQEVAGIISDYQHLLSASTNS; this is translated from the coding sequence ATGAAAACCGGCAAACGTTTAAGCCTGATAGATCAGATGATCACTTCGCATTACCCGGATATCTGGGATTGCTGTTGTGATCACGGTTTTTTGGGCATGTCGTTAATCAAGCGGCAGGCTGCGGATACCGTACATTTTGTTGATATCAACCCGCCGATTATTGCCCAGCTGGAACACCAGTTGCGGCAACACTTTCCCCAGGATGAAAGCCGCCGGCAAACGAACTGGCGGGTTTATTGCGCAGACGTCGCCCGCCTGCCGCTGTTCCCGGCCGAAAACACACCTGGCGGGAATGTGCCTCTGATCATTATTGCCGGGGTCGGCGGCGATCTGCTGACGGAGCTGGTAGAGAAGATTATCCGGGCAAACCCAAAGCAGGCGCTGGAATTTATCTTATGCCCGGTACATCACAACTATAAAGTGCGCCAGACCCTGATAAAGCTAGAGCTCGGCCTGATTGACGAGGTGCTGGTCAAAGAAAACCGCCGTTTCTATGAAATACTTCATGTTGCCACCCGCGCATTAACCACTAAGCAGCTTGCCCCGGTTTCCGTCGTCGGCGCCAAGATGTGGGATTTTAGCCAGGTAGAACACCGGCAATACCTGTCGCAAACCCTGGCCCATTACCGGCGCATGCAGAAAAATCCCCGGCAGGAGGTTGCCGGTATAATCAGCGATTACCAGCACCTGCTGTCGGCATCAACGAACAGTTAA